Proteins from one Cicer arietinum cultivar CDC Frontier isolate Library 1 chromosome 3, Cicar.CDCFrontier_v2.0, whole genome shotgun sequence genomic window:
- the LOC101507166 gene encoding E3 ubiquitin protein ligase DRIP2-like isoform X1 codes for MSSNQVVKVKRETIATCMTCPLCNNLFKQATTISECLHTFCRKCIYDKITDEDLECCPVCNIDLGCVPLEKLRPDHSKQDVRSKIFPIKGKKVKEPEVVAASVPLPAKRKERSLSSLVVNTPRVSAQTTMTGRRTKPTRKASSMRSSSFSIEKTVKKEEEILDDCPESSNSPETSNKFGQNNGQQSEGSQSTPNKETENGAETWDAKLDLWKPLNCLVEVASRTKSFKSNTQGSDAKPEPVHVTENNSQVQKIKNKENKRKAKVDDEKISPFPVSSDTAKPNKSRRVRRKKEPFGESGISPQAVVDSTSDKLFKSGPIWFSLVASENQEGDAPLPQIPASYVRIKDGSVPVSFIQKYLVKKLDLTSEAEIEIKCMGQPVLPTLRLHNLVELWLDSTVSTSHRIPAIIGSSAKDFVMVLAYARKTPHP; via the exons ATGTCGTCGAATCAAGTTGTGAAAGTAAAGAGAGAAACGATTGCAACATGCATGACTTGCCCACTCTGCAACAACTTGTTCAAACAAGCTACAACTATATCTGAATGTCTTCACACGT TTTGCAGGAAGTGCATTTATGACAAAATTACAGATGAAGATTTGGAATGCTGTCCAGTATGCAACATTGATTTGGGTTGTGTTCCTCTTGAGAAACTAAG GCCTGACCACAGTAAGCAAGATGTAAGGTCCAAAATTTTCCCAATAAAGGGAAAAAAGGTTAAAGAACCTGAAGTTGTTGCCGCCTCAGTACCATTGCCAGCTAAAAGAAAGGAAAGATCACTTTCATCTTTGGTGGTCAACACACCAAGAGTATCTGCACAAACAACCATGACGGGAAGAAGAACAAAACCTACAAGAAAGGCTAGCAGTATGCGGTCTTCTAGTTTTTCCATTGAAAAGACAGTTAAAAAGGAGGAAGAAATATTGGATGATTGTCCCGAGAGTTCAAACTCACCGGAAACTTCAAATAAGTTTGGTCAAAACAATGGACAG CAGAGTGAGGGTAGTCAATCAACACCAAATAAAGAAACAGAAAACGGTGCTGAAACATGGGATGCAAAGTTGGATCTTTGGAAACCTTTGAATTGTTTAGTAGAGGTTGCAAGCAGGACTAAATCTTTCAAGTCGAATACGCAAGGGTCCGATGCTAAACCAGAACCTGTTCACGTAACTGAGAATAACTCTCAAGtgcagaaaataaaaaataaggaaaataaacGCAAGGCAAAAGTCGATGATGAAAAGATTAGCCCTTTTCCGGTTTCTTCAGATACAGCAAAACCGAATAAATCACGCAGAGTACGTAGGAAAAAGGAACCTTTTGGAGAATCTGGCATATCACCCCAAGCTGTGGTGGATTCTACTAGCGATAAACTCTTTAAGAGTGGTCCAATTTGGTTCTCCTTAGTGGCTTCTGAAAACCA GGAAGGAGATGCACCCTTGCCACAAATTCCTGCAAGTTATGTGAGAATAAA GGATGGAAGTGTACCTGTCTCATTTATCCAGAAATACCTAGTGAAGAAACTAGATCTCACCAGTGAAGCTGAG ATTGAGATTAAATGTATGGGACAACCAGTGCTCCCTACACTGAGACTACATAATTTGGTTGAGTTGTGGCTTGATTCAACGGTGTCCACATCACACCGAATTCCAGCGATTATTGGGTCCTCGGCAAAAGATTTTGTCATGGTCCTGGCTTATGCTCGAAAGACTCCACACCCTTGA
- the LOC101507166 gene encoding E3 ubiquitin protein ligase DRIP2-like isoform X3, translating to MSSNQVVKVKRETIATCMTCPLCNNLFKQATTISECLHTFCRKCIYDKITDEDLECCPVCNIDLGCVPLEKLRPDHSKQDVRSKIFPIKGKKVKEPEVVAASVPLPAKRKERSLSSLVVNTPRVSAQTTMTGRRTKPTRKASSMRSSSFSIEKTVKKEEEILDDCPESSNSPETSNKFGQNNGQSEGSQSTPNKETENGAETWDAKLDLWKPLNCLVEVASRTKSFKSNTQGSDAKPEPVHVTENNSQVQKIKNKENKRKAKVDDEKISPFPVSSDTAKPNKSRRVRRKKEPFGESGISPQAVVDSTSDKLFKSGPIWFSLVASENQEGDAPLPQIPASYVRIKDGSVPVSFIQKYLVKKLDLTSEAEIEIKCMGQPVLPTLRLHNLVELWLDSTVSTSHRIPAIIGSSAKDFVMVLAYARKTPHP from the exons ATGTCGTCGAATCAAGTTGTGAAAGTAAAGAGAGAAACGATTGCAACATGCATGACTTGCCCACTCTGCAACAACTTGTTCAAACAAGCTACAACTATATCTGAATGTCTTCACACGT TTTGCAGGAAGTGCATTTATGACAAAATTACAGATGAAGATTTGGAATGCTGTCCAGTATGCAACATTGATTTGGGTTGTGTTCCTCTTGAGAAACTAAG GCCTGACCACAGTAAGCAAGATGTAAGGTCCAAAATTTTCCCAATAAAGGGAAAAAAGGTTAAAGAACCTGAAGTTGTTGCCGCCTCAGTACCATTGCCAGCTAAAAGAAAGGAAAGATCACTTTCATCTTTGGTGGTCAACACACCAAGAGTATCTGCACAAACAACCATGACGGGAAGAAGAACAAAACCTACAAGAAAGGCTAGCAGTATGCGGTCTTCTAGTTTTTCCATTGAAAAGACAGTTAAAAAGGAGGAAGAAATATTGGATGATTGTCCCGAGAGTTCAAACTCACCGGAAACTTCAAATAAGTTTGGTCAAAACAATGGACAG AGTGAGGGTAGTCAATCAACACCAAATAAAGAAACAGAAAACGGTGCTGAAACATGGGATGCAAAGTTGGATCTTTGGAAACCTTTGAATTGTTTAGTAGAGGTTGCAAGCAGGACTAAATCTTTCAAGTCGAATACGCAAGGGTCCGATGCTAAACCAGAACCTGTTCACGTAACTGAGAATAACTCTCAAGtgcagaaaataaaaaataaggaaaataaacGCAAGGCAAAAGTCGATGATGAAAAGATTAGCCCTTTTCCGGTTTCTTCAGATACAGCAAAACCGAATAAATCACGCAGAGTACGTAGGAAAAAGGAACCTTTTGGAGAATCTGGCATATCACCCCAAGCTGTGGTGGATTCTACTAGCGATAAACTCTTTAAGAGTGGTCCAATTTGGTTCTCCTTAGTGGCTTCTGAAAACCA GGAAGGAGATGCACCCTTGCCACAAATTCCTGCAAGTTATGTGAGAATAAA GGATGGAAGTGTACCTGTCTCATTTATCCAGAAATACCTAGTGAAGAAACTAGATCTCACCAGTGAAGCTGAG ATTGAGATTAAATGTATGGGACAACCAGTGCTCCCTACACTGAGACTACATAATTTGGTTGAGTTGTGGCTTGATTCAACGGTGTCCACATCACACCGAATTCCAGCGATTATTGGGTCCTCGGCAAAAGATTTTGTCATGGTCCTGGCTTATGCTCGAAAGACTCCACACCCTTGA